The following proteins are encoded in a genomic region of Rattus rattus isolate New Zealand chromosome 2, Rrattus_CSIRO_v1, whole genome shotgun sequence:
- the LOC116893395 gene encoding CD177 antigen-like, which translates to MGRPERSLRSHGSLRIQCALLLSLLGFVPLSDSLTCLDGSMVKFGSNLTKEAVDWVEKLTVSSDAFMVMCQETMMLIDVGEQSVLLWSKSLTKLSSEIKKAQVFSSGPGIVAASYAHFCSTENCNKATSTKVLLDSLSLAASSKLGTTKCPVCLHFKGSCDPKSNLALCPVNTKCYASSMGISGGSLSIFLNIFGCLDSSRNVLFNNQTSIGVMNVREILEVQSSNSLSHVLVPGTLLTWTLGLSALLSPLYAGISPLC; encoded by the exons ATGGGCAGGCCTGAGAGGAG TCTCAGAAGCCATGGGAGCCTGCGCATCCAATGcgccctgctcctctctctgctggGCTTCGTCCCCCT GTCTG ATTCTCTGACCTGTCTTGATGGATCCATGGTGAAGTTCGGCAGTAACTTGACTAAGGAAGCAGTTGACTGGGTCGAAAAGCTGACTGTGTCATCAGATGCTTTTATGGTGATGTGTCAGGAGACAATGATGCTCATAGATGTAG GTGAACAATCTGTCTTACTGTGGAGCAAAAGCCTCACCAAGCTTTCCAGTGAGATCAAAAAAGCCCAAGTGTTTTCTTCTGGACCTGGAATAGTGGCTGCCTCTTATGCCCACTTCTGTAGCACTGAAAACTGCAACAAAGCTACCAGCACCAAAGTGCTACTTGACTCCCTGTCACTTGCAG cctcctctaaGCTGGGAACCACCAAGTGTCCTGTCTGCTTGCATTTTAAGGGTTCGTGCGACCCGAAGTCCAACCTTGCTCTATGCCCTGTGAACACTAAATGCTATGCCAGTTCCATGGGAATCTCGGGAG GTAGCCTCAgtatctttttaaacatttttggatGCCTGGACTCATCTCGCAATGTCTTATTTAACAACCAAACTTCAATCGGGGTCATGAATGTAAGAGAAATCCTCGAGGTACAGAGCAGCAATTCACTCTCACATGTACTTGTCCCTGGCACTCTCCTGACCTGGACTTTAGGGCTCTCAGCTCTTCTCAGCCCTTTGTATGCAGGGATTTCTCCTCTCTGCTGA